A region of Streptomyces sp. NBC_01788 DNA encodes the following proteins:
- a CDS encoding YaaC family protein, with translation MSDLDADEAWERLRASRSNPPAKASSASRRKTYTAALEQAQQLFHAAAVVGPATSPILAFYGLSQAGRAITAAAWSLKGEDWRLDTHGIKTTGFHSPFPDIEIRTDPPGTQGSFVKVSEVLDSPVWEKDPLRLEDIWDLLPTNLSYPLTTRDRLTPLYTSEGSVDEGDHSLLSVFVCNIPDRIVKAGTREALADFLTVYPAVAQHESYSNVGAAALPNYVRYDHGGGQLSMNWLMPEGVGTGFDGMATMAERQAHLRTLTRGYAGSRYFLPILGSMKRELHPLMAWWAVLYTLSMLARYEPAVWNTLINVDTSKYAVPIERLLERGINHLPVLIADTITEVST, from the coding sequence ATGAGCGATCTCGACGCGGATGAGGCGTGGGAGCGGCTGCGGGCCAGCCGTTCCAATCCACCGGCCAAAGCCAGCAGCGCCTCCCGCCGCAAGACGTACACGGCGGCTCTGGAACAGGCTCAGCAGCTGTTCCACGCCGCCGCCGTTGTGGGCCCGGCCACGAGCCCGATCCTGGCCTTCTACGGCCTCAGCCAGGCCGGCCGCGCCATTACGGCCGCCGCCTGGTCCCTCAAGGGCGAGGACTGGCGCCTCGACACCCACGGGATCAAGACCACGGGGTTCCACTCGCCCTTCCCCGACATCGAGATCCGCACCGACCCGCCCGGCACCCAGGGCAGCTTCGTGAAGGTCAGCGAGGTCCTCGACTCACCCGTGTGGGAGAAGGACCCGCTGCGCCTGGAAGACATCTGGGATCTGCTGCCGACGAACCTCAGCTACCCGCTCACCACCAGGGACCGGCTCACCCCGCTCTACACAAGCGAGGGCAGCGTCGACGAAGGCGACCACTCCCTGCTCAGCGTCTTCGTGTGCAACATTCCCGACCGGATCGTCAAAGCCGGCACTCGTGAGGCGCTGGCCGACTTTCTGACGGTGTACCCGGCTGTCGCCCAGCACGAGAGCTACTCGAATGTGGGAGCGGCGGCGCTTCCGAACTACGTCCGTTACGACCACGGCGGGGGCCAGCTGTCGATGAACTGGCTGATGCCCGAGGGCGTGGGAACGGGGTTCGACGGGATGGCGACTATGGCCGAACGGCAGGCCCATCTGCGGACCCTGACCCGCGGCTACGCCGGGAGCCGGTACTTCCTGCCCATCCTGGGCTCGATGAAGCGGGAACTGCACCCGCTGATGGCCTGGTGGGCCGTGCTGTACACGCTGTCCATGCTCGCCCGCTACGAACCCGCGGTCTGGAACACGCTCATCAACGTAGACACCAGCAAGTACGCAGTCCCGATCGAACGGCTCCTGGAACGCGGCATCAA
- a CDS encoding tetratricopeptide repeat protein, translating into MGMTPDFFEDLRRVGALKRDRLGGKPSDNALSKAPRPPVSRDTVGAWLRGRFPQRLEPLLAVLEDIRAEAARLGILQTMAPGVPGETVADLLAETRWRSTWADEQQRRTQVNLEAVERQKAYKALEDDERRARQAALPDLPRPVRSWTPQRLGVHPAVPGYPSGPHGSGFVLPTYVPRPHDIELRERLAAAIADGAPPLLVVVRGESCTGKTRTAFEALNATVPDDFELLSPTNTDNLLAVLAANALAPRTVLWLNEAQDYLADPAGEAAAAALLRRLDADGPLIVIATLWPDHDETLTAAPGNDDPHRHARTLLAQAHYTFLPRSFADDLDAVRSTAGHDQSLATALDVGGVNLTQALAAGPDLVTHYEHPAGAYGIYGRALISAAMDAYRLRVSRPLPLAFLEAAAPGYLTDTERTNASPDWFIGALAHARTLIKQTTRPLQDLPHPTGMGALPNVVRLADYLQQHGRRTRRLLFPPVSFWNAAAEHLTSKTDLTQLGFAAQIRGRYRHAAELFCAAADIGNPNDLLPLAMLREVTLDSDGAERLYRLAADAGNLAALRTLGDKREAAGDREEAERLYRLAADAGDSAALRTLGKRREAAGDREEAERLYRLAADAGDSAALLSLANLREPAGDRQTLEQLLRASADTGDSEALTALAMMRERAGDCDEAQQLALQAADAGNPGALLALATMREKAGGRDRAERLFRAAANAGHAVLVVQMARVLENLKDSRAEGLYRAAADSANPAALLGLARLRDAAGDREEAERLYHAVGSHLGADPARSREGGRDRDRAEPLPPAETDAEDLATLHALAELRLVNRDRQEAERLTVQVINGAGLSTLEDLARIREESAPEYKRYGLDADGTLAKPWAWPEPRTADNDPA; encoded by the coding sequence ATGGGCATGACGCCTGACTTCTTCGAGGACCTGCGGCGTGTGGGCGCGCTCAAGCGGGACCGTCTGGGCGGAAAACCATCGGACAATGCCCTGTCCAAGGCTCCGCGACCGCCGGTGTCCCGGGACACGGTCGGGGCGTGGCTGCGCGGGCGATTCCCTCAACGGCTGGAACCGCTGCTGGCCGTCTTGGAGGATATCCGGGCCGAGGCCGCCCGCCTGGGCATCCTGCAGACCATGGCCCCTGGTGTCCCGGGCGAGACCGTTGCCGATCTGCTGGCCGAGACCCGCTGGCGAAGTACGTGGGCCGACGAACAGCAGCGCCGGACGCAGGTGAATCTGGAGGCCGTCGAACGGCAGAAGGCCTACAAGGCCCTGGAAGACGACGAGCGGCGTGCCCGCCAGGCAGCGCTGCCGGACCTCCCTCGCCCCGTACGGTCCTGGACACCCCAGCGGCTCGGAGTGCACCCGGCCGTTCCCGGGTATCCCTCCGGGCCTCACGGCTCTGGGTTCGTCCTGCCCACCTACGTGCCCCGCCCGCACGACATCGAGCTGCGCGAGCGCCTGGCCGCCGCCATAGCCGACGGGGCTCCACCGCTGCTAGTGGTGGTGCGGGGGGAGTCATGCACCGGTAAAACCCGCACCGCCTTCGAAGCCCTGAACGCGACGGTGCCGGACGACTTCGAGCTACTCTCCCCTACGAACACCGACAACCTCCTGGCCGTGCTCGCCGCGAACGCCCTTGCTCCACGGACCGTGTTGTGGCTGAACGAGGCACAGGACTATTTGGCTGACCCCGCAGGCGAAGCTGCCGCAGCCGCGCTGCTTCGCCGTCTCGATGCCGACGGCCCCCTCATAGTGATCGCCACCCTGTGGCCCGACCACGACGAGACACTCACTGCCGCCCCCGGCAACGACGACCCGCACCGGCACGCTCGGACCTTGCTGGCCCAGGCCCACTACACCTTCCTTCCCCGCTCCTTCGCCGACGACCTGGACGCCGTCCGCAGCACGGCTGGCCACGACCAGTCCCTAGCCACTGCCCTTGATGTCGGCGGCGTCAACCTCACTCAGGCCCTGGCCGCCGGACCGGACCTGGTCACCCACTACGAGCACCCGGCCGGCGCGTACGGCATCTACGGCAGGGCTCTGATCAGCGCGGCCATGGACGCCTACCGGCTGCGGGTCAGCAGGCCTCTGCCGCTAGCGTTTCTGGAAGCCGCAGCACCCGGCTACCTCACCGACACCGAACGCACCAATGCCAGCCCCGACTGGTTCATCGGTGCCCTGGCCCACGCCCGCACCCTGATCAAACAGACCACCAGGCCACTGCAGGATCTCCCCCACCCAACCGGAATGGGCGCGCTGCCCAATGTGGTCCGCCTCGCCGATTACCTCCAACAGCACGGCCGCCGCACCCGTCGGCTGCTGTTCCCGCCCGTCTCGTTCTGGAACGCCGCAGCCGAACATCTCACCAGCAAAACCGACCTCACCCAGCTCGGGTTTGCTGCTCAGATCCGGGGCCGCTACCGCCACGCCGCAGAACTCTTCTGCGCAGCCGCCGATATCGGTAACCCCAATGACCTACTGCCTTTGGCGATGTTGCGAGAGGTAACCCTGGATTCCGACGGAGCCGAGCGGCTGTACCGTCTCGCCGCCGATGCCGGGAACCTTGCCGCCCTGCGGACCTTGGGGGACAAACGGGAGGCTGCTGGCGACCGAGAGGAGGCCGAACGGCTGTACCGTCTCGCCGCCGATGCCGGGGATTCCGCCGCTTTGCGGACCTTGGGAAAGAGGCGAGAGGCTGCTGGCGACCGAGAGGAGGCCGAACGGCTGTACCGTCTCGCCGCCGATGCCGGGGATTCCGCCGCTTTGCTCTCCCTGGCGAACTTGCGAGAGCCAGCTGGGGATCGACAGACCCTCGAACAGCTGCTTCGCGCCTCCGCCGATACCGGAGACAGCGAAGCCCTCACGGCCCTGGCGATGATGCGCGAGAGGGCCGGGGACTGTGACGAAGCCCAACAACTCGCCCTTCAAGCTGCCGATGCCGGAAACCCCGGCGCTCTACTGGCCCTGGCAACCATGCGGGAGAAAGCCGGGGGGCGAGACAGGGCCGAACGGCTGTTTCGTGCTGCTGCCAACGCTGGCCACGCTGTCCTTGTCGTGCAGATGGCACGGGTTCTGGAGAACCTTAAGGACTCGCGAGCCGAAGGCCTCTATCGAGCCGCCGCCGACAGCGCGAATCCCGCGGCCCTGCTGGGCTTGGCAAGACTGCGAGATGCGGCCGGAGATCGAGAGGAGGCCGAACGGCTGTACCACGCTGTCGGCAGTCACCTTGGGGCGGATCCGGCGCGGTCGCGAGAAGGGGGCAGAGATCGTGACAGGGCCGAGCCGTTGCCCCCCGCCGAGACCGATGCCGAGGATCTTGCAACCCTGCATGCACTGGCCGAGCTGCGATTGGTGAACAGGGACCGACAGGAAGCAGAACGACTCACTGTGCAAGTCATCAACGGCGCAGGCCTCTCGACCCTGGAAGACTTGGCGCGTATACGGGAGGAATCAGCGCCGGAGTATAAGCGCTATGGCCTTGACGCAGACGGCACGCTGGCCAAGCCGTGGGCGTGGCCAGAACCGCGCACCGCCGACAACGACCCAGCCTAG
- a CDS encoding IS1380 family transposase, protein MHTTASRPQLAVSADGHGVVSHAGSRLLADLADATGLTVAFNDVLRRLRPRGTGHAPGRIAVDIAVMLADGGEAIRDLGILRDQPTVFGPVASTTTAWRLLTDIDSTMLAALRAARAQAREVAWLQAAETGGGIPATRAAGRDLPGLVLDIDATLITCHSEKEQAAPTYKGGFGYHPLLCFLSNTGEAMSGLLRPGNAGANTATDHITVLDAALAQIPGAHRHGTPILIRADSAGGAKAFLAHLQTLRENGLDLRFSVGYPVTEPVRRAIRALPDNLWHPALDQNGTLRDGAEVAELTGMVDLAGYPAGTRLIVRRERPHPGAQLSLFDQDEGLRHQVFLTDTPFAGGGSAQFLEVRHRGHATVEDHIRTGQSTGFGRFPSRHFALNAAWFELSLTAIDLLAWTRLLLLDGELATAEPKKLRYRLLHAAARITRGGRRLRLRIATTWPWRHELASAFTRLQALPRPVT, encoded by the coding sequence GTGCACACTACCGCCTCGCGTCCCCAGCTCGCCGTCTCGGCCGACGGCCATGGAGTGGTCAGCCACGCCGGCTCCCGCCTGCTGGCCGATCTGGCCGATGCCACCGGCCTGACCGTCGCCTTCAACGACGTGCTGCGCAGGCTGCGGCCACGGGGTACCGGACACGCCCCCGGGCGGATCGCCGTGGACATAGCCGTGATGCTCGCCGACGGCGGCGAAGCAATCCGTGACCTCGGCATCCTGCGTGACCAGCCGACGGTGTTCGGCCCGGTCGCCTCCACAACGACCGCATGGCGGCTGCTGACCGACATCGACTCCACGATGCTCGCCGCGCTGCGGGCGGCCAGAGCCCAAGCCCGCGAAGTCGCCTGGCTGCAGGCCGCCGAAACCGGCGGGGGCATACCCGCGACCCGCGCCGCCGGGCGCGACCTGCCCGGCCTGGTCCTGGACATCGACGCCACACTGATCACGTGCCACTCCGAGAAGGAGCAGGCCGCACCCACCTACAAGGGCGGCTTCGGCTACCACCCGCTGCTGTGCTTCCTGTCGAACACCGGCGAAGCAATGTCCGGGCTCCTGCGGCCCGGCAACGCCGGAGCCAACACCGCCACCGACCACATCACGGTCCTCGACGCCGCGCTCGCCCAGATCCCCGGCGCCCACCGGCACGGCACCCCCATCCTCATCCGGGCCGACAGCGCCGGAGGCGCGAAAGCCTTCCTGGCCCACCTCCAAACCCTGCGTGAGAACGGCCTGGACCTGCGCTTCTCGGTCGGCTACCCGGTCACCGAACCAGTCCGCCGCGCGATCCGGGCCCTCCCCGACAACCTCTGGCACCCCGCCCTCGACCAGAACGGAACCCTGCGGGACGGCGCCGAGGTCGCCGAGCTGACCGGCATGGTCGACCTGGCCGGCTACCCGGCCGGCACCCGCCTCATCGTGCGACGCGAACGACCGCACCCGGGCGCCCAACTGTCCCTGTTCGACCAGGACGAGGGCCTGCGCCACCAGGTGTTCCTCACCGACACCCCCTTCGCGGGAGGCGGTTCCGCCCAGTTCCTGGAGGTCCGCCACCGCGGGCACGCCACCGTCGAAGACCACATCCGCACGGGCCAAAGCACCGGATTCGGCCGCTTCCCCTCCCGCCACTTCGCTCTCAACGCCGCCTGGTTCGAGCTGTCCCTGACCGCAATCGACCTGCTGGCCTGGACCCGCCTCCTGCTGCTGGACGGCGAGTTGGCCACCGCCGAACCCAAGAAGCTCCGCTACCGACTGCTGCACGCCGCCGCCCGCATCACCCGCGGCGGACGCCGCCTGCGACTACGGATCGCCACCACCTGGCCCTGGCGACACGAGCTGGCCAGTGCTTTCACCCGCCTGCAGGCCCTGCCCCGACCGGTCACCTGA
- a CDS encoding DUF6207 family protein, producing the protein MDPINEAHVSEPGGLVVVDVAAADDATALAFQQLLADRWATATAEHTTRDARRTAALLLGPAPIDQPDRAERAHHRSRTTVTTACRIVPATTSTTTSPATGV; encoded by the coding sequence ATGGACCCGATCAACGAGGCCCATGTGAGCGAGCCAGGCGGCCTGGTCGTCGTCGACGTCGCGGCCGCCGATGACGCGACCGCGCTCGCCTTCCAGCAGCTGCTTGCCGACCGGTGGGCGACGGCGACAGCGGAGCACACGACTCGCGACGCCCGGCGTACGGCTGCGCTGCTACTTGGACCTGCGCCAATTGATCAGCCCGACCGCGCCGAACGAGCCCATCATCGAAGCCGCACCACGGTGACCACCGCGTGCCGGATCGTACCTGCCACGACCTCCACCACCACATCACCGGCGACGGGTGTGTAG
- a CDS encoding DUF4238 domain-containing protein, translating to MSSGDRQHYLPATLLGGFGVARSDRLREAELRWRRRNSKTVLATKADAIGWRSRMYRLTNPAPGVDPDVVDAVWDIIEPRLPKVVGELEAGSTDPVIQQAFLVYAAMVGVRHPDFGGALNRWFAEAGWPATSGDALQMARLEVMSNGLQTLLPSMRWRFLHSPPDAPRFTISDRGWTYIGQHDRQGRGLYIPLNTRVAAVGWEGPAGGFDHRVLRPNYVRWLNAATWTDAPEFVVAHPHSEAELEAQRTAREVSERVTLANGAFRDIPGRRYLFDEI from the coding sequence GTGAGCAGCGGGGACCGCCAGCACTACCTGCCCGCCACCTTGCTGGGCGGGTTCGGCGTGGCGCGCAGTGACCGGCTGCGCGAGGCAGAGCTGCGGTGGCGGCGACGTAACTCGAAGACGGTGCTGGCGACGAAGGCCGATGCGATCGGCTGGCGTTCGCGCATGTACCGGCTGACGAATCCGGCGCCCGGCGTGGATCCCGACGTCGTCGACGCCGTATGGGACATCATCGAGCCCCGCCTGCCGAAGGTCGTCGGTGAACTCGAGGCCGGCAGCACCGACCCGGTGATCCAGCAGGCCTTCCTGGTGTACGCCGCCATGGTCGGCGTACGCCACCCCGACTTCGGCGGTGCACTCAACCGCTGGTTCGCCGAGGCAGGCTGGCCAGCTACATCCGGCGACGCCCTCCAGATGGCCCGGCTGGAGGTCATGAGCAACGGGCTGCAGACCCTGCTGCCGAGCATGCGCTGGCGCTTCCTGCACAGTCCGCCGGACGCGCCCCGGTTCACCATCAGCGACCGCGGCTGGACCTACATCGGCCAGCATGATCGCCAAGGTAGGGGGCTGTACATCCCGTTGAACACGCGCGTCGCCGCTGTCGGCTGGGAAGGCCCGGCCGGCGGATTTGACCACCGGGTCCTGAGGCCGAACTACGTCCGGTGGCTGAACGCGGCGACCTGGACGGATGCCCCGGAGTTCGTGGTCGCGCACCCGCATAGCGAAGCGGAGCTGGAGGCTCAGCGCACTGCTCGCGAAGTCTCGGAGCGTGTCACTCTCGCGAACGGCGCCTTCCGGGACATTCCGGGGCGCCGGTATCTCTTTGACGAAATCTGA
- a CDS encoding relaxase domain-containing protein, producing MLLACRTRSATVGRQHNEQDAGVPPGRWAGRGLPALGLALGAEVTDAQLRSLLGKGRHPDADGLMAELCEHGPAGRIFWRFGRGPWGRESFQPLLDAIGNARQGRGRSRAGGPLESRTGGAQGRTAAPS from the coding sequence ATGCTGCTCGCCTGTAGGACACGGAGTGCGACCGTCGGGAGGCAGCACAACGAACAGGACGCTGGAGTCCCGCCAGGGCGATGGGCGGGGCGGGGCTTGCCCGCGCTCGGTCTCGCGCTCGGTGCGGAGGTGACCGACGCGCAGTTGCGTTCCCTGCTCGGAAAAGGCCGGCACCCGGACGCCGACGGGCTCATGGCCGAGCTGTGCGAGCACGGCCCGGCCGGGCGGATCTTCTGGCGCTTCGGCCGCGGGCCCTGGGGCCGGGAGTCGTTCCAGCCGCTCCTGGACGCGATCGGTAACGCCCGCCAGGGTCGCGGCCGAAGCCGCGCGGGAGGCCCGCTGGAGAGCCGAACAGGAGGCGCACAAGGCCGAACAGCGGCGCCGAGCTGA
- the tpg gene encoding telomere-protecting terminal protein Tpg, translating into MADSIGDSLDAALEGAFTRRIPQSAQAQMKYLVKQLKGTKAAAEALGISQRTVERYVTGKFKRPRRDLRDRIEREVKKRWQPQIRAKAKKRAASTAGLVVSTRARFGFTAAPGTTDDTRIRDITQALPPEFADRLFTAREQGATEQQLQQIAADGLARMYFRANNTRAAGLGVEFTDVEHIQIEL; encoded by the coding sequence ATGGCCGACTCGATCGGGGACAGCCTGGACGCCGCGCTGGAGGGGGCGTTCACCCGCCGCATCCCGCAGAGCGCCCAGGCGCAGATGAAATACCTGGTCAAGCAGCTCAAGGGCACCAAGGCCGCCGCCGAGGCCCTGGGGATCTCCCAGCGCACCGTGGAGCGGTACGTCACGGGCAAGTTCAAGCGGCCCCGCCGCGACCTGCGTGACCGCATAGAGCGTGAGGTCAAGAAACGGTGGCAGCCCCAGATCCGGGCGAAGGCGAAGAAGCGGGCCGCGTCCACGGCCGGCCTGGTCGTCTCCACCCGCGCCCGGTTCGGGTTCACCGCCGCGCCGGGCACGACCGACGACACCCGCATCCGCGACATCACCCAGGCCCTGCCGCCGGAGTTCGCGGACCGCCTGTTCACCGCCCGCGAGCAGGGCGCCACCGAGCAGCAGCTCCAGCAGATCGCGGCCGACGGCCTCGCACGGATGTACTTCCGCGCCAACAACACGCGGGCCGCGGGCCTTGGCGTGGAGTTCACCGATGTGGAGCACATCCAGATCGAGCTGTAG
- the tap gene encoding telomere-associated protein Tap, giving the protein MPTENELLNNVDALLNRVDQNDLPTPAERRRLREAAGLTQTDIAKVLGTRREAVANWEAGKNEPRPPQRTAYARLLEGLTVRFPASATETAPDSAVPDTLTTTSAPETPSAMAPAAAKPPAHPAASSTRPASTSRRPSAKKAVKKTAAPAAVVDPRFENGPLAVVDCEDGQVSAYCVGGLVLDVPAKSLPALVDWTITEARLGQTRLHRNGRDADPILVLTPAALERYGLPAALSDEERRTGRLKDSHKVVKQIQRAELQLTQRGLGPWARLFRDPEGPRRRCVQLCIPSWNALDAREWDKKDDPQLPGMHPADLARYLGTYAQRVMTPRGTTSTTGLELMTALRPPTRAEKNETTGEFERALNTDALTAVYEHVECEVPDEHPKLKGKFERHHLRTPAEMLMEEPYDWCRPLTDDECMLPYLVAIDVNMAFAAATNGLTVGLGAPTHLTGNPVFDPKVPGSWLVDLSHVDLSRVETGGRTLDAGLLPSPFTPKGDRPTGPAWYATPTVAYAQELGFEVAPIEAHVRLESGRYLDPWYNRLRDAYVATMADLGVTTTMGGQEFLDAITVHKQVDPTMALLLNAIKSTAKGGIGKLRQRSRGQVPYYEPWPALARETWRPDIRAAVLATVRIGMHRKILKTAAATGRYPVAIGTDCIVYPSTGPSPLDVLPYTDEGKPVPGTFRLGVSPGMVKHQGTQTVLWAEAQFEEAGAVFNLANLIKTDPASGEGE; this is encoded by the coding sequence GTGCCCACTGAGAACGAGCTGCTCAACAATGTCGATGCGCTGCTGAATCGGGTCGACCAGAACGACCTGCCGACCCCTGCGGAACGTCGGCGCCTGCGTGAGGCCGCCGGTCTGACGCAGACCGACATTGCGAAGGTGCTCGGCACACGTCGGGAGGCGGTGGCGAACTGGGAGGCGGGTAAGAACGAACCGCGGCCGCCGCAGCGCACCGCGTACGCCCGGCTGCTCGAAGGCCTCACCGTGCGCTTCCCCGCCTCCGCCACCGAGACGGCCCCCGACTCTGCGGTGCCGGACACGCTCACCACCACCTCCGCTCCGGAAACCCCATCCGCGATGGCGCCGGCCGCTGCCAAGCCGCCCGCCCACCCAGCGGCGAGCTCCACCAGGCCGGCGTCGACGTCGCGGCGGCCGTCCGCGAAGAAGGCGGTGAAGAAGACCGCCGCCCCAGCGGCCGTCGTCGACCCGCGCTTCGAGAACGGCCCGCTCGCCGTCGTCGACTGCGAGGACGGGCAGGTGTCGGCCTACTGCGTCGGCGGCCTGGTCCTGGACGTGCCCGCCAAGTCGCTGCCCGCGCTGGTCGACTGGACCATCACCGAAGCCCGCCTCGGTCAGACCCGCCTGCACCGCAACGGCCGCGACGCCGACCCGATCCTGGTCCTCACCCCGGCCGCCCTGGAGCGCTACGGCCTACCCGCCGCCCTGTCGGACGAGGAACGGCGTACGGGCCGGCTCAAGGACAGCCACAAGGTGGTCAAGCAGATCCAGCGGGCCGAACTCCAGCTCACCCAGCGCGGACTGGGGCCATGGGCGCGCCTCTTCCGCGACCCGGAGGGCCCCCGGCGGCGCTGCGTGCAACTGTGCATCCCGTCGTGGAACGCGCTGGACGCCCGGGAGTGGGACAAGAAGGACGACCCGCAGCTGCCGGGCATGCACCCAGCCGACCTCGCCCGGTACCTGGGCACGTACGCGCAGCGGGTGATGACGCCGCGCGGCACCACGTCGACGACCGGCCTGGAGCTGATGACCGCGCTACGGCCGCCGACCCGCGCGGAGAAGAACGAGACCACCGGCGAGTTCGAGCGGGCCCTCAACACGGACGCCTTGACGGCGGTGTACGAGCACGTGGAGTGCGAGGTCCCGGACGAGCACCCGAAACTGAAGGGAAAGTTCGAGCGCCACCACCTGCGCACTCCGGCAGAGATGCTGATGGAGGAGCCGTACGACTGGTGCCGGCCGCTGACCGATGACGAGTGCATGCTGCCGTACCTGGTCGCCATCGACGTCAACATGGCGTTCGCGGCGGCCACCAACGGCCTCACCGTCGGCCTGGGCGCCCCCACCCACCTGACCGGCAACCCGGTCTTCGACCCGAAGGTGCCCGGCTCGTGGCTGGTCGACCTGAGCCACGTCGACCTGTCCCGCGTGGAGACCGGCGGGCGCACCCTGGACGCCGGCCTGCTGCCCTCGCCGTTCACGCCGAAGGGCGACCGCCCGACCGGCCCGGCCTGGTACGCCACCCCCACCGTCGCCTACGCGCAGGAGCTGGGGTTCGAGGTCGCGCCGATCGAGGCGCACGTACGTCTGGAATCCGGCCGCTACCTGGACCCCTGGTACAACCGGCTGCGGGACGCGTACGTGGCCACGATGGCCGACCTCGGGGTCACCACGACGATGGGCGGCCAGGAGTTCCTGGACGCGATAACGGTGCACAAGCAGGTCGACCCGACGATGGCGCTGCTGCTGAACGCGATCAAGTCCACGGCGAAGGGCGGCATCGGCAAACTCAGGCAGCGCAGCCGGGGCCAGGTGCCGTACTACGAGCCGTGGCCGGCCCTCGCGCGGGAGACGTGGCGCCCCGACATCCGGGCCGCCGTGCTGGCCACCGTCCGGATCGGGATGCACCGCAAGATCCTCAAGACCGCTGCCGCGACCGGCCGCTACCCCGTCGCGATCGGCACAGACTGCATCGTCTACCCCTCCACCGGGCCCTCCCCGCTGGACGTCCTGCCGTACACGGACGAGGGCAAGCCGGTACCGGGCACCTTCCGGCTCGGTGTCTCGCCGGGCATGGTCAAGCACCAGGGCACTCAGACCGTGCTGTGGGCAGAAGCCCAGTTCGAAGAGGCGGGCGCCGTGTTCAACCTCGCCAACCTCATCAAGACCGACCCGGCCTCCGGGGAAGGGGAGTAG
- a CDS encoding AAA family ATPase yields the protein MVGTEETRLVVLRGNSASGKSSVAAGLRERFGRGLAVVGQDNLRRIVLRERDRPGAANIGLIGLTARYALDAGFHVVIEGILYAEHYGDMLTELRADHRGPTHGYYLDVPFGETLARHATKPIADDVSETQLRDWYRPRDLLPGGTETVIGADSALHETVDRIMLDTGLAHLPAVDR from the coding sequence ATGGTGGGCACCGAAGAAACCCGGCTGGTCGTCCTGCGTGGCAACAGCGCCTCAGGGAAGTCGTCCGTCGCGGCCGGCCTGCGCGAACGGTTCGGCCGCGGCCTGGCCGTCGTCGGCCAGGACAACCTCCGCCGCATCGTGCTCCGTGAACGGGACCGGCCCGGCGCCGCGAACATCGGCCTGATCGGCCTGACCGCCCGCTACGCCCTCGACGCCGGATTCCACGTCGTCATCGAAGGCATCCTCTACGCCGAGCACTACGGCGACATGCTCACCGAGCTGCGCGCCGACCACCGCGGCCCGACCCACGGCTACTACCTGGACGTCCCGTTCGGTGAAACCCTCGCCCGGCACGCCACCAAGCCGATCGCGGACGACGTCAGCGAGACGCAGTTGCGCGACTGGTACCGGCCGCGCGATCTGTTGCCCGGCGGCACTGAGACCGTCATCGGCGCCGACAGTGCTCTGCATGAGACCGTCGACCGCATCATGCTCGACACCGGCCTGGCCCACCTGCCCGCCGTGGACCGTTGA